One Microbacterium marinum genomic window, GCTTCGCTGGGTGTCGCGATCGGATGCCGCGACCGTGGAGGTCGCACCGCTGGCGGCGGAGTACTTCCTGCCCGCCTGAGGTTCGGCGGGAATGGCGACGGTGCGGCATCCGTTGTAAGCTGTGATGCTCGGGTGCTTCGGCATTCGGGTGACAATTCCACAGTGCGACAACGGTCCACACGCCGCCAGGCGTTACGGGGATGATCGGTTTCGACATCGCCTGTGACTCTGCGGGAAGCGGGCCGAGGATGCAGGGTTATCTCGTTAACGATCTCTGCGAACCAATAACTGCCGAAAAGAAGCAGTCCGACTTCGCCCTCGCTGCCTGAGCAGCGAGCCCGAGTCCGTCAATCCGTGACTGATCCCGTCACGGTCCTTGGCGTCATCTAAGGGATCTTGCTGCGTGACGTCGCCTGAGCGTCACGCGGGACTTTCTTCAGGCTGGGCCCGTCGACTTATGTGTCTGTACTGAATGTCGGGGCCGAGCAGAACGCCTTTTACAGACTGCGCCCGGAGAAGACGCCGTCTCTCAGCGATGGACGGGGGTTCGATTCCCCCCATCTCCACGAACCGTTGTCGCGACGAGGAAGCCCCTCGACACCGTTCACCGACGGCGTCGAGGGGCTTTCGTTTGTCCTGGCGAGATCAGGGACGGACGTCGATGAGGTCGAGTCCCTGCTTGGTGTCGGACACGGTCACCCAGCCGTCCCCGAAGCGGTAGGTCATCCCGTAGCCGTCCGCGTCGAGGCGGAGCGCGAGCGCGGGGTCCTCGGTGACCAGCGCACCTGCGGCGTCGTCCTCGCGCAGCCAGCCCTCGGCGACGAGCGCATCCTGGATGCTCGCTGCGTCGTCGGCGTCGATGGGCGCCCAGCCGAAGAGGACCAGATCATCGCTCGTCGGGGAGGAGAAGTCGCCCCACGTGCACGAGGTCCCGTCGGGGAGTTCGAGGTCGAGGATGACGAACGGGTCCTCCCGCACCGACCAGTCGTTGTCGGTGAATTCGGCGACGGTGTCCTCGCTGAGCATGTTCTCGCACGTCACGTCAGCAGGATCGACCGTCGCGGAAGGTGTCGGGCTCTCCGCCTGCGGCTGCGCGCCCTCGGAGGAACCCGGTTTCGGGGCGGGCGCGGGTGTGCCCGTGCAACCCGCCAGAGCGAGGGTGAAGGCGACGCCAACGGCGGCGAGGGCGCGAGGGCGGCGTGTCATCGTCTCAGGCGCCGGTTCCGCGCACGAGTGCGAGGAAATCATCGTGCAGGATGCCGTTGGTGGCGAGCGACGAACGCGTGCCAACGGACTCAGCGCCGTCTGCATCGGTGAAGCGGCCGCCCGCTTCGAGGACGATGGGCACATGCGCCGCGATGTCGTATTCCTTGACGTCGAACTCGGAGACGAACTCGAGGCGTCCTTCTGCGAGGAGCATGTACGGCCAGGCATCCCCGTACCCGCGGTCGCGCCACACGCGACGGGACAGATCGAGCAGGGCATCGAGACGGCCGGCATCCTGCCACTGCTGGATGCTCTGGAAGCTGATGCTCGCCTCCGAGACGGATGCCACATCCGAGACGGCCAATCGGCGCGGCGATCCGTCGGTCGCGTTCGTCCACGCGCCGAGGCCTGAGGCACCCCACCACCGCCGTCCGATGCCG contains:
- a CDS encoding inositol monophosphatase family protein, which codes for MTSPTTPQSWTAPFDGDLTSDLRLALQIADAADGVSMARFDAADLDVRTKADASHVTEADLATERVIREILAAERPEDAVFGEEFGVTGHARRQWIIDPIDGTANYLKGIPMWATLIALAIDGVPRVGVVSQPGIGRRWWGASGLGAWTNATDGSPRRLAVSDVASVSEASISFQSIQQWQDAGRLDALLDLSRRVWRDRGYGDAWPYMLLAEGRLEFVSEFDVKEYDIAAHVPIVLEAGGRFTDADGAESVGTRSSLATNGILHDDFLALVRGTGA